A stretch of the Streptomyces ortus genome encodes the following:
- a CDS encoding HAL/PAL/TAL family ammonia-lyase has translation MPAATTEAALRAATGTMPEAVTVDGRSLSCADVAAVALRGARVVLADEVLPRLARERAVVDDVVDRQVPTYGLTTGLGSRSSYALPRDELARFSVRTVRGRANAVGDPLPVPVVRAALIARVNGLAAGGSGISPRILPLLVGMLNSRVHPLVPEVGSIGASDLCQMAHVGLVVLGEGRAELSGEVLDGATALRRAGLAPAELGPKDGHVLCSASPLAAGHGALVLRETATVLALAQAVTALTFEGFRANTSPLDARVLGLRPAPGQARAAEHLLALLSGGALTDPRQARRVQDPISLRCAAQVHGALYVSLDFAGAALDPELNGCGDNPVVLAATDGVPGEILSSGNFHTPALALAFDTVALALAQTAAVSAERMRRLLNPALSGLPANLSPYGPERSGFAPLAKTAQALVAEIRLLSAPVSTDPRHGADGVEDDSTNASLGARRLSTMLVRLRQLLAVEAVAAAQAVDLAAPPTLGRGPALLHRAIRALVPPLDDDRPCGTDVDRVHAGVLGSDEVRNALRALTEEAS, from the coding sequence ATGCCCGCAGCGACGACCGAAGCGGCGCTCCGGGCCGCGACCGGGACGATGCCCGAAGCGGTCACCGTCGACGGGCGCTCCCTGTCCTGCGCGGACGTGGCAGCCGTGGCCCTGCGCGGCGCCCGGGTCGTCCTCGCGGACGAGGTGCTCCCCCGGCTGGCACGCGAGCGCGCGGTGGTCGACGACGTGGTGGACCGCCAGGTGCCGACGTACGGACTGACGACGGGACTCGGCAGCCGCTCGTCGTACGCCCTGCCGCGCGACGAACTCGCGCGGTTCAGCGTGCGTACGGTACGCGGCCGGGCCAACGCGGTCGGGGACCCGCTGCCGGTCCCCGTCGTACGCGCCGCCCTGATCGCCCGCGTGAACGGCCTGGCGGCCGGCGGCAGCGGGATCAGCCCGCGGATCCTGCCCCTGCTCGTCGGCATGCTCAACTCCCGCGTCCACCCGCTGGTCCCCGAGGTGGGGTCGATCGGTGCCTCGGACCTGTGCCAGATGGCCCATGTCGGCCTCGTCGTCCTCGGGGAGGGCCGCGCCGAACTCTCCGGGGAGGTGCTGGACGGCGCGACGGCCCTGCGCCGGGCCGGGCTGGCCCCCGCGGAGCTCGGCCCCAAGGACGGCCACGTGCTGTGCAGCGCGAGCCCGCTGGCCGCCGGCCACGGCGCTCTCGTCCTGCGGGAGACGGCCACCGTCCTGGCCCTGGCCCAGGCGGTCACGGCGCTCACCTTCGAGGGCTTCCGGGCGAACACCAGCCCGCTCGACGCCCGGGTGCTGGGCCTGCGTCCCGCCCCCGGCCAGGCCCGGGCGGCGGAGCACCTGCTCGCGCTCCTTTCCGGCGGCGCCCTCACGGACCCCCGGCAGGCCCGCCGGGTCCAGGACCCGATCAGCCTGCGCTGCGCGGCCCAGGTGCACGGAGCGCTGTACGTCTCGCTCGACTTCGCCGGCGCGGCACTGGATCCCGAGCTCAACGGCTGCGGCGACAACCCGGTGGTCCTGGCCGCCACCGACGGCGTACCCGGCGAGATCCTCTCCTCCGGCAACTTCCACACCCCGGCCCTCGCCCTGGCCTTCGACACCGTGGCGCTGGCGCTGGCGCAGACCGCGGCGGTCTCCGCCGAGCGCATGCGGCGGCTGCTCAACCCCGCGCTCAGCGGGCTGCCCGCCAACCTCTCGCCGTACGGCCCGGAGCGCTCGGGCTTCGCGCCGCTGGCGAAGACGGCACAGGCACTGGTCGCCGAGATCCGGCTCCTGTCGGCGCCTGTGAGCACCGACCCCCGGCACGGCGCGGACGGTGTCGAGGACGACTCGACCAACGCCTCACTCGGGGCGCGGCGGCTGTCGACCATGCTCGTCCGGCTGCGGCAGCTGCTCGCCGTGGAGGCCGTGGCCGCCGCACAGGCGGTGGACCTGGCCGCGCCCCCCACCCTCGGCCGGGGCCCCGCCCTCCTGCACCGGGCGATCCGCGCACTGGTGCCGCCCCTGGACGACGACCGGCCCTGCGGCACGGACGTGGACCGGGTGCACGCCGGCGTCCTCGGGTCCGACGAGGTACGGAACGCCCTGCGTGCCCTGACGGAAGAAGCCTCGTGA
- a CDS encoding ornithine cyclodeaminase family protein: MTAVDPVLFTFLNGSDIERLELDDTEVLDAVEQGLLAQGRGETVIEPRVHLTPDPAFNGHFNVLRGYVAPLGMAGVKIVGDYVDNYKSGLPSEMALLNLFDPRTGMPLAVLDATAITEMRTGALTALGARHLAKSDSKVLGHIGARATSYWNVRLLDRVFDLDEIRVHSRRPESRAAFAKRLADDLGKPVIVTDDWKSCVEGADIVVEASRLERPEPLLRTEWIAPGALVVPYGTMSAVELSLTDIMDKVVVDDWGQCRSGPFGALRAHVESGRLSEATLHGELCEIVTGDKPGRERSDETILFWHRGLSLSDIALGAAVLAKAGERGLGQKLRFS; the protein is encoded by the coding sequence ATGACCGCTGTTGACCCTGTTCTGTTCACGTTCCTGAACGGTTCCGACATCGAGCGGCTGGAACTCGACGACACCGAGGTGCTTGACGCCGTCGAACAGGGACTCCTCGCCCAGGGTCGCGGCGAGACGGTCATCGAACCACGGGTGCACCTCACCCCCGACCCCGCCTTCAACGGCCACTTCAATGTGCTGCGCGGCTATGTGGCCCCGCTCGGCATGGCCGGAGTCAAGATCGTGGGCGACTACGTCGACAATTACAAATCCGGTCTGCCCTCCGAGATGGCCCTGCTGAACCTCTTCGACCCGCGTACGGGCATGCCGCTGGCCGTGCTGGACGCGACCGCGATCACCGAGATGCGGACCGGCGCCCTCACCGCGCTCGGCGCCCGGCACCTGGCGAAGAGCGACTCCAAGGTGCTCGGTCACATCGGCGCCCGCGCCACCTCGTACTGGAACGTCCGGCTGCTCGACCGCGTCTTCGACCTGGACGAGATCCGCGTCCACTCGCGCCGCCCGGAGAGCCGCGCGGCCTTCGCGAAGCGGCTGGCGGACGACCTCGGCAAGCCCGTGATCGTCACCGACGACTGGAAGTCGTGCGTCGAAGGCGCGGACATCGTCGTGGAGGCCTCCCGGCTGGAGCGGCCCGAACCCCTGCTGAGGACGGAGTGGATCGCGCCGGGCGCGCTCGTCGTCCCGTACGGAACGATGAGCGCGGTCGAGCTCTCGCTCACCGACATCATGGACAAGGTCGTCGTCGACGACTGGGGCCAGTGCCGGTCCGGCCCCTTCGGTGCTCTGCGCGCGCACGTCGAGTCGGGCCGGCTCAGCGAGGCGACCCTGCACGGGGAACTGTGCGAGATCGTGACCGGCGACAAGCCCGGCCGGGAGCGGTCCGACGAGACGATCCTGTTCTGGCACCGCGGTCTGTCCCTGTCCGACATCGCCCTGGGCGCGGCCGTGCTCGCGAAGGCCGGGGAGCGCGGGCTCGGGCAGAAGCTGCGGTTCTCATGA
- a CDS encoding ABC transporter permease, with translation MSDGEPLVRWAWIGDHVGELAHYTGVHLRLGLLPVLFGLIISVPLGMLCHRYRWVYPPTLTAANVLYSIPSLALFMIFVRYTGLTERTVMIPLTLYTLSVLIPNVVDGLASVPDPVRQAATAMGFSSVRRVVQVELPIAVPVVVAGVRVAAVSSISLVAVGQLIGQGGLGYYITRGLQLDFPTPIITATVLIMLLALVTDALLVLTQRLLTPWARGKGAKA, from the coding sequence ATGAGTGACGGCGAGCCGCTCGTGCGGTGGGCGTGGATCGGCGACCACGTCGGTGAGCTGGCCCACTACACCGGGGTCCATCTGCGGCTGGGCCTCCTGCCGGTGCTGTTCGGACTGATCATCTCCGTGCCGCTCGGCATGCTCTGCCACCGCTACCGGTGGGTCTACCCGCCCACCCTGACCGCGGCCAACGTGCTGTACTCCATCCCGTCGCTGGCCCTGTTCATGATCTTCGTCCGCTACACGGGGCTCACCGAACGCACGGTCATGATCCCGCTGACCCTGTACACCCTGTCGGTGCTCATCCCCAACGTCGTGGACGGCCTGGCCTCGGTCCCCGATCCGGTACGGCAGGCGGCCACCGCGATGGGCTTCAGCAGCGTCCGCCGCGTCGTGCAGGTGGAACTGCCGATCGCCGTGCCCGTCGTCGTCGCCGGTGTACGGGTCGCCGCGGTCTCCTCCATCAGCCTCGTCGCCGTGGGACAGCTGATTGGCCAGGGCGGCCTCGGCTACTACATCACCCGGGGCCTCCAGCTCGACTTCCCGACCCCGATCATCACCGCGACCGTACTGATCATGCTGCTGGCCCTCGTCACCGACGCCCTGCTCGTCCTGACGCAGCGGCTGCTCACCCCGTGGGCCCGCGGCAAGGGGGCGAAGGCGTGA
- a CDS encoding ABC transporter permease yields MNDLLNQIRLVGEWLTSSAQWHGDDGIPHRLAEHLTYSGLSLLFATLIGLAFGLLVGHTGRGAFAVATVANLARAIPTFGLVVLVVTLAGLSTAPVLVALVALAVPPILINTFEGVRGVDPDARDAAKGMGMTGWEVLLKVEVPMALPLILLGLRVAAIQVVATATVAAYPGLGGLGRYIVDGLSRNDYQLVIGGSAVVVALALVVQALFTALRRAVVSPGLRPAAAKS; encoded by the coding sequence GTGAACGATCTCCTGAACCAGATCCGGCTCGTCGGCGAATGGCTCACGTCGTCCGCGCAGTGGCACGGCGACGACGGCATCCCGCACCGGCTCGCGGAGCACCTGACCTACAGCGGTCTGTCCCTGCTCTTCGCCACGCTGATCGGGCTGGCGTTCGGCCTGCTGGTCGGCCACACCGGCCGCGGCGCGTTCGCCGTCGCCACCGTCGCCAACCTCGCGCGCGCGATCCCCACCTTCGGCCTGGTCGTCCTCGTGGTGACCCTCGCCGGACTCAGTACCGCCCCCGTGCTGGTCGCCCTGGTGGCGCTGGCCGTCCCGCCGATCCTCATCAACACCTTCGAGGGGGTCCGCGGTGTCGACCCCGACGCCCGGGACGCCGCGAAGGGGATGGGCATGACCGGCTGGGAGGTCCTGCTGAAGGTCGAGGTGCCGATGGCGCTGCCGCTGATCCTGCTCGGCCTGCGCGTCGCCGCCATCCAGGTGGTGGCCACGGCGACCGTGGCCGCGTACCCCGGGCTCGGCGGCCTCGGCCGCTACATCGTCGACGGGCTCTCCCGCAACGACTACCAACTGGTCATCGGCGGCTCCGCCGTCGTCGTGGCCCTGGCGCTCGTCGTCCAGGCCCTCTTCACCGCGCTGCGGCGCGCCGTCGTCTCGCCCGGGCTGCGGCCCGCGGCGGCCAAGTCGTGA
- a CDS encoding ABC transporter substrate-binding protein, which produces MKATYRTAAFGLVAALSLTLTACGGGDDSDDNPLTGDSGDKGSGKAIVVGSANFPENQLLAEIYAQALEDKGLKVTRKFDIGAREVYYDQVVKGGITVFPEYNGALLSTAVDKKSTATDTQEINAELKEKLPKSVEILDSAAAEDKDSVTVTAKTADKYKLKSLADLKPVAKDLTIGAGSEFKTRTQGGVGLKDVYGVEFGKFQPLDAGAQSTLVKLLKDDKVQAANLYTTDPAIVEDKLVVLEDPKNLFSSQNITPLVYKSAVNDKARSALNAISAKLTTEDLLDMMKKVSNDKEDSSDVAKEWLTSAGLAG; this is translated from the coding sequence ATGAAAGCCACGTACCGTACCGCCGCCTTCGGTCTTGTCGCCGCGCTCTCCCTGACGCTCACCGCCTGCGGAGGCGGGGACGACAGCGACGACAATCCGCTGACGGGCGACAGCGGCGACAAGGGAAGCGGCAAGGCGATCGTCGTCGGCTCGGCCAACTTCCCCGAGAACCAGCTGCTCGCCGAGATCTACGCCCAGGCCCTGGAGGACAAGGGCCTCAAGGTGACCCGCAAGTTCGACATCGGCGCCCGCGAGGTCTACTACGACCAGGTCGTCAAGGGAGGCATCACCGTCTTCCCCGAGTACAACGGCGCGCTGCTGTCCACCGCGGTCGACAAGAAGAGCACCGCCACCGACACGCAGGAGATCAACGCCGAGCTGAAGGAGAAGCTCCCGAAGTCGGTCGAGATACTCGACTCCGCGGCGGCCGAGGACAAGGACTCGGTCACGGTCACCGCCAAGACCGCCGACAAGTACAAGCTCAAGTCGCTCGCCGACCTGAAGCCGGTCGCGAAGGACCTGACCATCGGCGCCGGCTCGGAGTTCAAGACCCGTACGCAGGGCGGGGTCGGCCTGAAGGACGTCTACGGCGTCGAGTTCGGCAAGTTCCAGCCGCTGGACGCGGGCGCCCAGAGCACCCTGGTGAAGCTGCTCAAGGACGACAAGGTGCAGGCCGCCAACCTGTACACGACCGACCCCGCCATCGTCGAGGACAAGCTGGTCGTCCTGGAGGACCCGAAGAACCTCTTCTCCTCGCAGAACATCACGCCCCTCGTCTACAAGTCCGCGGTGAACGACAAGGCCAGGTCGGCGCTGAACGCCATCTCGGCCAAGCTCACCACCGAGGACCTGCTGGACATGATGAAGAAGGTCAGCAACGACAAGGAGGACTCCTCCGACGTCGCGAAGGAGTGGCTGACGTCGGCCGGTCTCGCGGGCTGA
- a CDS encoding MurR/RpiR family transcriptional regulator produces the protein MHQLFEGRRLTPTQRRIAHCLVRRTAAAPFLSSVELARLAGVSQPSVTRFAVALGFDGYPALRRHLRDVVPAGPAVDARPANPYQRAIRAEADNLLQLAALLADPGPVLAAGRLLAASRPLPVLGLRASAAQARGFAYFAAKVHPDVRLLDEGGSLLADRIGAARHAGASALLCFALPRHPAELLAALDHARDAGLSVVTIADGTFAPVAAHSDLLLPAAVGTGLVFDTVSAPMLLGQVLLDAMCDALPDAQAHLEEFDARAEARGLFAD, from the coding sequence CTGCACCAGCTCTTCGAGGGACGCCGGCTGACGCCCACCCAACGGCGGATCGCCCACTGCCTGGTCCGCCGGACGGCCGCCGCGCCGTTCCTGTCGAGCGTGGAGCTGGCCCGGCTGGCCGGGGTGAGCCAGCCGTCGGTGACCCGGTTCGCGGTCGCCCTCGGCTTCGACGGCTATCCGGCGCTGCGCAGACATCTGCGCGACGTCGTACCCGCCGGGCCGGCCGTGGACGCACGGCCGGCCAACCCCTACCAGCGGGCGATCCGGGCCGAGGCCGACAACCTGCTCCAGCTCGCGGCCCTGCTGGCCGACCCGGGGCCGGTCCTGGCCGCCGGTCGGCTGCTCGCCGCCTCCCGGCCGCTGCCCGTGCTCGGGCTGCGCGCCTCGGCGGCCCAGGCGCGCGGCTTCGCCTACTTCGCCGCGAAGGTGCACCCCGACGTGCGCCTGCTCGACGAGGGCGGGTCGCTGCTCGCCGACCGGATCGGCGCGGCCCGGCACGCGGGCGCGAGCGCGCTGCTGTGCTTCGCGCTGCCGCGTCACCCGGCGGAGCTCCTGGCCGCGCTCGACCACGCCCGGGACGCCGGGCTGAGCGTGGTGACGATCGCCGACGGCACGTTCGCCCCGGTGGCCGCCCACAGCGACCTGCTGCTGCCGGCCGCGGTGGGCACGGGTCTGGTCTTCGACACGGTGAGCGCCCCCATGCTGCTGGGCCAGGTCCTCCTGGACGCGATGTGCGACGCCCTCCCCGACGCCCAGGCCCACCTGGAGGAGTTCGACGCCCGGGCCGAGGCACGGGGCCTGTTCGCCGACTGA
- a CDS encoding GOLPH3/VPS74 family protein — MIEDLACAMYLLAHDDVAERPYHRARTELLVRTAALIDLALRGRLVEEAGVVVLSGAGAEPTGAPVLDGVLRDVGTGHGWKRLARRHRKRTLTEVEDRLLETGLLAVRTSRTLLGKRRLTVTRPAVTEEVRTRVSEALRGDTPVREIPAADAALLALASAGDVRPVLSRQDRRTHRDRIDACTRSLAALAPGLAGTVQDLPMTMIAAQGGMGGS; from the coding sequence GTGATCGAAGATCTGGCCTGCGCCATGTACCTGCTCGCCCACGACGACGTGGCCGAGCGCCCCTACCACCGTGCCCGGACGGAACTGCTGGTCCGCACCGCCGCCCTGATCGACCTCGCCCTGCGGGGCCGGCTGGTGGAGGAGGCCGGGGTGGTCGTCCTGTCCGGAGCCGGCGCGGAACCGACCGGCGCTCCCGTCCTCGACGGTGTGCTGCGCGATGTCGGCACCGGGCACGGCTGGAAGCGTCTCGCGCGCCGCCACCGCAAGCGGACCCTGACGGAGGTGGAGGACCGGCTCCTGGAGACGGGGCTGCTCGCCGTGCGGACTTCCCGCACCCTTCTCGGCAAACGGCGGCTGACCGTGACGCGGCCCGCCGTGACCGAGGAGGTCCGCACCCGTGTGTCCGAGGCGTTGCGCGGGGACACGCCGGTGCGGGAGATCCCCGCCGCGGACGCCGCGCTGCTGGCGCTGGCCTCGGCGGGCGACGTCCGCCCGGTTCTCTCGCGGCAGGACCGCAGGACCCACCGCGACCGTATCGACGCCTGCACGCGGTCTCTCGCCGCCCTGGCTCCCGGTCTGGCGGGAACCGTGCAGGATCTGCCGATGACCATGATCGCCGCACAGGGCGGCATGGGCGGCAGCTGA
- a CDS encoding response regulator codes for MTLRVVVADDQALVRTGFRMIIDARDDLEVAGEAADGREAVRLTRELAPDVVLMDVRMPVVDGIEATRQIVRSGSPARVLVLTTWDVDAHVVDALRAGASGFLLKDIRPGELVDAIRVTARGDALLAPTVLGRILDRFLRTTPDPAPPPSLRELSGREREVLTLIGQALSNAEIAGHLRLSEATVKNHVSAVLRKLGVRDRVQAVVAAYDHGLVQPRRP; via the coding sequence ATGACGCTGCGCGTGGTGGTGGCCGACGACCAGGCCCTGGTACGTACCGGATTCCGCATGATCATCGACGCGCGGGACGACCTGGAGGTGGCCGGTGAGGCGGCCGACGGCCGGGAGGCGGTACGGCTGACGCGGGAGCTGGCACCCGACGTGGTGCTGATGGACGTACGTATGCCCGTGGTGGACGGAATCGAGGCGACGCGGCAGATCGTGCGGTCCGGCAGTCCGGCCCGCGTCCTCGTGCTGACCACCTGGGACGTCGACGCGCACGTCGTCGACGCCCTGCGGGCGGGAGCGAGCGGCTTCCTGCTGAAGGACATCCGCCCCGGCGAACTCGTCGACGCCATCCGCGTCACCGCGCGCGGGGACGCGCTGCTGGCACCGACCGTGCTGGGCCGGATCCTGGACCGGTTCCTGCGCACCACGCCCGACCCGGCGCCACCGCCTTCCCTGCGTGAGCTCTCCGGCCGCGAGCGGGAGGTTCTCACCCTGATCGGCCAGGCCCTGTCGAACGCGGAGATCGCGGGGCATCTGCGCCTGTCGGAGGCCACCGTCAAGAACCATGTCAGCGCGGTGCTGCGCAAGCTGGGGGTGCGCGACCGCGTGCAGGCCGTGGTCGCGGCCTACGACCACGGCCTAGTACAGCCGCGCCGCCCCTGA
- a CDS encoding sensor histidine kinase, with translation MSRSSGQPDDTLAAEARGQLSPRAARTLWWTSAGLVLTVLGTSVSVAGADHVGRLPVAAALVVVQAAALRWQARAPVTVLAVNASAGLAVWVLLPAVTLTGALLAAQITLCVLSATRPRRVSVLALAAMCLPAPLAFGAGGATGLAVWLLTVVLAWTAGQWRRAQRERTRAEMRRAVVEERARIAREVHDVVAHTLSVMVIQAGAADDVFAERPEQARQALRVIETGARSALGELRLLLRAFRPDEDGYADEDGYADGEYADDGRASDGHADDGSADGTATATATETGNGTGTGTGTGTGKQCGPGPWLARLEELVQTVRATGMTVGLHREGATAGLPATVDQAAYRIVQESLTNTLRHAVGADEVSVRVTAERDCVRVTVIDNGRAAPGLAPGYAAGAGRGLVGMKERVRLVGGSLRTGPRPGGGYEVSARLPVDRAS, from the coding sequence GTGAGTCGCAGCAGCGGGCAGCCGGACGACACCCTCGCCGCGGAAGCGCGGGGTCAGCTGTCGCCCCGCGCGGCCCGGACGCTGTGGTGGACGTCGGCCGGCCTGGTGCTCACGGTCCTCGGCACCTCGGTCTCCGTGGCCGGCGCCGACCACGTCGGCCGGCTCCCGGTGGCCGCAGCCCTGGTGGTCGTCCAGGCCGCCGCGCTGCGATGGCAGGCGCGCGCCCCGGTGACCGTACTGGCCGTGAACGCGTCGGCGGGACTCGCGGTGTGGGTGCTCCTGCCCGCGGTGACGTTGACGGGCGCGCTGCTCGCGGCGCAGATCACGTTGTGCGTGCTGTCGGCCACCAGGCCGCGGCGGGTGTCGGTCCTGGCGCTCGCGGCGATGTGCCTGCCGGCGCCGCTGGCCTTCGGGGCGGGCGGCGCTACCGGCCTGGCGGTCTGGCTGCTGACCGTGGTCCTGGCGTGGACCGCGGGACAGTGGCGCAGAGCGCAGCGGGAGCGGACGAGGGCGGAGATGCGCCGGGCCGTGGTGGAGGAACGGGCGCGGATCGCGCGCGAGGTGCACGACGTCGTGGCCCACACCCTGTCGGTGATGGTCATCCAGGCGGGCGCGGCGGACGACGTGTTCGCCGAACGGCCCGAGCAGGCCCGCCAGGCGCTGCGGGTCATCGAGACCGGCGCCCGGTCGGCCCTGGGCGAACTGCGCCTGCTGCTGCGGGCTTTCCGGCCGGACGAGGACGGTTACGCGGACGAGGACGGCTACGCGGACGGCGAGTACGCGGATGACGGTCGAGCGAGTGACGGTCATGCGGATGACGGCTCCGCGGACGGGACTGCGACTGCGACTGCAACCGAGACTGGGAATGGGACTGGGACTGGGACTGGGACTGGGACTGGGAAGCAATGTGGTCCGGGGCCCTGGCTCGCCCGTCTGGAAGAGCTGGTGCAGACCGTGCGGGCCACCGGGATGACGGTGGGTCTGCACCGCGAGGGGGCCACCGCCGGACTGCCCGCGACGGTCGACCAGGCGGCGTACCGGATCGTCCAGGAGTCCCTCACCAACACACTGCGGCACGCGGTGGGCGCGGACGAGGTGAGCGTGCGGGTGACGGCGGAGAGGGACTGTGTGCGGGTGACGGTGATCGACAACGGACGGGCGGCGCCGGGCCTCGCACCCGGGTACGCGGCTGGGGCGGGGCGCGGTCTGGTGGGCATGAAGGAGCGCGTACGGCTCGTGGGCGGCAGCCTGCGGACCGGTCCGCGGCCCGGGGGCGGGTACGAGGTGTCGGCGCGGCTGCCCGTGGACCGTGCGTCATGA
- a CDS encoding LacI family DNA-binding transcriptional regulator, with the protein MAQSQLRPPTMADVARLAGVSHQTVSRVLGDHPHVRDETRAKVLHAIEEMGYRRNSSARALVTRRTRTLGVVASDTTLYGPASTLFALEEAARAEGYLVSTVSLRKLTVEKLAEALDHLSEGGVEGVVAIAPQRSAVEALAELRHPFPVVTVGSGPGVGIPSVNVDQHLGARLATRHLLAAGHRTVWHLAGPEDWQEAADRAAGWRSTLELADVEPPLILRGDWSPLSGYRAGQELAGWLGRGLTAVFVANDQMALGVLRALREAGVRTPQDVAVAGFDDIPESEFFAPPLTTVRQDFAAVGKRSIALLLDLIEGREPSGALRIAIEPQLVVRASTFPYTSDQGAPPD; encoded by the coding sequence ATGGCACAATCCCAGCTTCGGCCGCCCACCATGGCCGATGTCGCGCGGCTGGCGGGCGTGTCCCATCAGACCGTTTCCCGTGTGCTGGGGGACCACCCCCATGTGCGCGACGAGACCCGGGCCAAGGTGCTGCACGCGATCGAGGAGATGGGCTACCGCCGCAACTCCTCCGCACGGGCCCTGGTCACCCGCCGCACCCGGACCTTGGGTGTGGTCGCCTCGGACACCACGCTCTACGGTCCGGCCAGCACCCTTTTCGCGCTGGAGGAGGCGGCACGCGCCGAGGGCTACCTCGTCTCCACGGTCAGTCTGCGCAAGCTGACCGTCGAGAAGCTGGCCGAGGCGCTGGACCATCTCAGCGAGGGCGGGGTGGAGGGAGTCGTCGCCATCGCCCCGCAGCGGTCGGCGGTCGAGGCCCTCGCGGAACTCCGCCATCCGTTCCCGGTGGTGACCGTGGGCAGCGGGCCCGGCGTGGGCATCCCCAGTGTGAACGTGGACCAGCACCTGGGCGCCCGGCTCGCCACCCGTCACCTGCTGGCCGCCGGCCACCGTACGGTCTGGCACCTCGCCGGGCCCGAGGACTGGCAGGAGGCCGCCGACCGGGCCGCGGGCTGGCGGTCCACCCTCGAACTGGCGGACGTGGAACCGCCGTTGATCCTGCGCGGGGACTGGAGTCCGCTGTCGGGCTACCGGGCGGGCCAGGAACTGGCCGGCTGGCTGGGCCGGGGGCTGACCGCCGTCTTCGTCGCCAACGACCAGATGGCACTGGGGGTGTTGCGGGCCCTGCGGGAAGCGGGGGTGCGCACGCCCCAGGACGTGGCGGTGGCGGGCTTCGACGACATCCCGGAGTCGGAGTTCTTCGCGCCGCCGCTCACCACCGTCCGGCAGGACTTCGCGGCGGTCGGAAAACGGAGCATCGCCCTGCTCCTGGACCTGATCGAGGGCAGGGAGCCGTCCGGGGCGCTCCGGATCGCCATCGAACCCCAGCTCGTCGTCCGCGCCAGCACCTTTCCGTACACCTCCGACCAGGGCGCCCCACCCGACTGA
- a CDS encoding ABC transporter substrate-binding protein, giving the protein MLNRRNFLTAAVGVAVAGGLAACAKEDDSSSGSSDSSGGGGGKKITLGFAQVGSESGWRTANTKSVKEAAKDAGYTLKFSDAQQKQENQISAIRSYIAQKVNVIAFSPVVVTGWDAVLKEAKTAKIPVILTDRSIETSDDSLYVSFIGSDFIDEGRRAAKMLEKVLEKAGHKGPVKIAQLEGTTGAAPAIERAKGFKEIMDAEHKDDWKVVVSQTGDFTRAGGKQVMAAFLQSNPDINVLYAHNDDMALGAIQSIEAAGKKPGKDILIVSVDGVKDGFVAMSEGKINGIVECNPLLGPQLMDLVKKVDDGETVERRIKTKEGDFLQEQAKEALPTRKY; this is encoded by the coding sequence ATGCTCAACAGAAGGAACTTCCTCACCGCGGCGGTCGGCGTGGCGGTCGCGGGCGGCCTGGCGGCCTGTGCCAAGGAGGACGACAGCTCCTCCGGCTCCTCCGACTCCAGCGGTGGCGGCGGTGGCAAGAAGATCACCTTGGGCTTCGCCCAGGTCGGCTCCGAGAGCGGCTGGCGCACCGCCAACACCAAGTCCGTCAAGGAAGCGGCCAAGGACGCCGGTTACACCCTGAAGTTCTCCGACGCCCAGCAGAAGCAGGAGAACCAGATCTCGGCGATCCGCAGCTACATCGCCCAGAAGGTGAACGTCATAGCCTTCTCGCCGGTGGTCGTCACGGGCTGGGACGCGGTGCTCAAGGAGGCCAAGACCGCGAAGATCCCGGTCATCCTCACCGACCGCTCCATCGAGACCTCCGACGACTCCCTGTATGTCTCCTTCATCGGCTCCGACTTCATCGACGAGGGCCGCCGCGCGGCCAAGATGCTGGAGAAGGTCCTGGAGAAGGCCGGCCACAAGGGGCCGGTGAAGATCGCGCAGCTGGAGGGCACCACCGGCGCCGCGCCCGCGATCGAGCGCGCCAAGGGCTTCAAAGAGATCATGGACGCCGAGCACAAGGACGACTGGAAGGTCGTCGTCAGCCAGACCGGCGACTTCACCAGGGCCGGCGGCAAGCAGGTCATGGCGGCCTTCCTGCAGTCCAACCCGGACATCAACGTGCTCTACGCGCACAACGACGACATGGCCCTGGGCGCCATCCAGTCCATCGAGGCGGCCGGCAAGAAGCCCGGCAAGGACATCCTGATCGTCTCGGTCGACGGCGTGAAGGACGGCTTCGTCGCGATGTCCGAGGGCAAGATCAACGGCATCGTCGAGTGCAACCCGCTGCTCGGCCCCCAGCTGATGGACCTCGTCAAGAAGGTCGACGACGGCGAGACGGTGGAGCGCCGGATCAAGACCAAGGAGGGCGACTTCCTCCAGGAGCAGGCGAAGGAAGCCCTCCCGACCCGCAAGTACTGA